The following proteins come from a genomic window of Gordonia westfalica:
- a CDS encoding LysR family transcriptional regulator, whose product MDLHLVTYFVAVVDHGGITRAAQSLYISQPSLSQAIRTLEKRLGVTLFDRTGRRLELTEAGRKLDDAARRILADVERAKRKVDSVRKLQAGRVDVVTYAAFSIDPLVDIVRLFRERFPKLAVRVLAADSPAGVLSALRSGNAEIGVIDSSAEHATFSAIPMSEQELVVAAPEELADGLPDTVPRSAIRSVPLVVDHSDQHTAALFAELIDDDAHNIVIDCPLPAAIWNLVERGTGATVVPRVVADKQLAGARQLALDPPLTRPWGLVLRSGLPSPAALAFISAARAHSGLSPEPIETRDW is encoded by the coding sequence GTGGACCTGCACCTCGTGACCTACTTCGTCGCGGTCGTCGACCACGGCGGGATCACGAGGGCCGCCCAGTCGCTCTACATCTCCCAGCCCTCGTTGTCGCAGGCCATCCGGACGCTGGAGAAGCGTCTGGGTGTGACCCTGTTCGACCGGACGGGTAGACGCCTCGAACTCACCGAGGCCGGACGCAAGCTCGACGACGCGGCGAGGCGCATCCTCGCCGACGTCGAGCGCGCCAAGCGCAAGGTCGACTCGGTGCGGAAGCTACAGGCCGGACGTGTCGACGTGGTGACGTATGCGGCGTTCAGCATCGACCCCCTCGTCGACATCGTCCGCCTGTTCCGGGAGCGATTCCCGAAGCTCGCGGTACGAGTCCTCGCCGCCGACAGCCCGGCGGGTGTGCTCTCCGCACTGCGCTCCGGGAACGCCGAGATCGGCGTCATCGACTCGTCGGCCGAACACGCGACGTTCTCCGCCATCCCGATGTCCGAACAGGAACTCGTGGTGGCCGCGCCGGAGGAACTGGCCGACGGCCTACCGGACACCGTGCCGCGCAGTGCCATTCGGTCGGTACCACTGGTCGTCGACCACAGCGACCAGCACACCGCGGCCCTGTTCGCCGAACTCATCGACGACGACGCGCACAACATCGTGATCGACTGTCCGCTGCCGGCGGCGATCTGGAACCTCGTCGAACGCGGCACGGGCGCAACGGTTGTCCCGCGCGTCGTGGCCGACAAACAGCTCGCCGGCGCCCGGCAGCTCGCGCTCGATCCGCCGCTGACGCGGCCGTGGGGGCTCGTCCTCCGTTCGGGACTACCGTCGCCGGCGGCGCTCGCGTTCATCTCCGCGGCCCGCGCACATTCCGGACTGAGCCCGGAACCGATCGAGACCCGGGACTGGTAG